The following are encoded together in the Humulus lupulus chromosome 5, drHumLupu1.1, whole genome shotgun sequence genome:
- the LOC133780184 gene encoding probable inactive receptor kinase At3g08680, which produces MMSRAFTAKPRKNFRHRTTTYGRSKSASVSEYDDYSSLVVGLMEDMPLVQCGHGKSKFSTSSLILSCGLEPTSSSSTAANICGDENYNWAKVSLKVVLRASVGVLGVSRVGMTEKVVLYGGKMCVLKRLGKPSVGKVEFGKRVERFAHVSRMCEYLVPFRAYLYAKRIKFVVSDYYPMGSLADLLAGSRQHGHTALEWDQRLTIVLHIARAIDFIHKLSPAQEKGMKLNVHGNIKASNVIISTDFSACLSDYGTLQLADQRVEFSESWQWNKGAAALVPPEVYLADLCQKCDVFNFGVTILDMLGGPEGTNLVMSSKLVLEIKEKIVLGEIEFFEFPLEEGKEWTQASQVLDIALACTNRSPEARPLIQQILLHLEDGLVGRPVFGRGAGGFGAGPASSDFS; this is translated from the exons ATGATGTCCAGAGCCTTCACGGCCAAACCCAGGAAGAACTTCAGGCACCGAACGACGACGTATGGAAGGAGCAAATCGGCTTCGGTCAGCGAATACGACGACTACTCAAGCTTGGTCGTGGGGCTCATGGAGGACATGCCGTTGGTGCAGTGCGGCCATGGAAAGAGCAAGTTCTCGACGTCGTCCTTAATATTATCATGTGGGCTTGAGCCAACCAGTAGTAGTAGTACGGCCGCTAATATTTGTGGCGATGAGAACTACAACTGGGCCAAGGTGAGTTTGAAGGTGGTGTTGAGAGCTTCGGTTGGGGTTTTGGGGGTCAGTCGGGTGGGGATGACGGAGAAGGTGGTGTTGTACGGCGGAAAGATGTGCGTTTTGAAGAGGTTAGGGAAACCTAGCGTCGGGAAAGTTGAGTTTGGGAAGAGGGTTGAGCGCTTCGCTCACGTGAGCCGCATGTGCGAGTATCTCGTCCCTTTTAGGGCTTATCTTTATGCCAAGAGGATTAAGTTTGTGGTTTCTGATTATTACCCCATGGGCAGCCTCGCTGATTTGCTTGCTG GGAGTAGGCAACATGGACACACGGCATTGGAGTGGGATCAAAGACTAACAATAGTTCTCCACATCGCTCGAGCCATTGACTTCATCCACAAACTATCTCCGGCCCAAGAGAAGGGCATGAAGCTCAACGTGCATGGCAACATAAAGGCCTCGAACGTCATCATAAGCACCGATTTCTCGGCCTGCTTGTCCGACTACGGCACCCTCCAGCTCGCCGATCAGCGTGTGGAGTTTTCCGAGTCGTGGCAGTGGAATAAGGGGGCAGCCGCACTAGTGCCGCCGGAGGTTTACTTGGCTGATCTTTGTCAGAAGTGTGATGTGTTCAATTTTGGGGTGACAATACTAGACATGTTAGGAGGACCAGAAGGGACTAATTTGGTCATGTCGAGTAAGTTGGTATTAGAGATCAAAGAAAAAATTGTGCTAGGTGAGATCGAGTTTTTCGAGTTTCCGTTAGAGGAAGGGAAAGAGTGGACGCAAGCCTCTCAAGTTTTGGACATTGCTTTGGCCTGCACCAATAGATCACCCGAGGCTAGGCCTTTGATTCAACAGATATTGTTACACCTTGAAGAT GGTCTTGTAGGAAGACCTGTTTTTGGTCGTGGTGCTGGTGGTTTTGGTGCAGGGCCAGCCAGCTCTGACTTTTCTTGA
- the LOC133780183 gene encoding uncharacterized protein LOC133780183: MDNITYLVQYGGNWNENNEYQGYTMTGILIPPNCSLDNLVNLIKKEIKEKTATIEVSYQVEKGTPPMKKATAEEMEVETLLMQANQASINEQMLLEEGMSSTTNEGINVSYIPHFAEEVADFIIDDNTKRKKKLDEIQLVISDYRVNTIEQGQIYKDKNTVKSALSYYAMLHNFQFKTKRSEPREYLVTYADETCNWLVRASKYRNQDLFKVRKCNPNHTCSVEIVLEDHRQAKSIVVGELIKNKYKSIKRNYTPNDIMNDMNDDFGVTMGYTKAWRSREKALCVVRGNPDDSYQKLPIYLYMLKQANPGTITHLLTDKEDRFKYLYIAFSNSIKDSENDNSWLWFFSKLRETYGEPEGLAIVSDRHKSIDNAVHMVYPNAFHGACMFHLLNNLKGKYGSHGEELQMKFIVAAKAYTQTECENYMKGLDRRIRPYLEKAKYETWARSYSPTKRYTMMTSNIAESLNAALKPARNLPIDILVECLRSLVQKWVWNNSNNANGTFTKVSTATENELRHDIVSKMKYEVLPFNTIEYQVRDQKGINFTVNIHNRTCTCNRFQEDEIPCGHVVAVIAKRNLSVYDYCAKFYRTETLKALYQENVRPLPHKDEWNLPQHLDIIVLPPNATIPAGRPRKKRIRSRGENKVIITCGKCAQPGHNRKTCRNPPFQKPNKQKKPKT; the protein is encoded by the exons ATGGACAATATTACTTAtttggttcaatatggaggcaattGGAATGAAAACAACGAGTACCAAGGATACACAATGACTGGGATATTAATACCACCAAATTGTTCTCTTGACAACTTGGTAAATTTGATAAAAAAGGAGATAAAGGAAAAAACAGCAACTATTGAAGTTTCTTATCAAGTAGAAAAAGGAACACCACCAATGAAG AAAGCTACAGCAGAAGAAATGGAGGTGGAGACATTATTAATGCAAGCAAATCAAGCTTCCATCAATGAACAAATGTTACTTGAAGAAGGAATGTCAAGCACAAcaaatgagggcataaatgtgtcaTACATACCTCATTTTGCTGAAGAAGTAGCTGATTTCATAATTGATGacaatacaaaaagaaaaaagaagttggaTGAAATCCAACTAGTAATATCTGATTACAGAGTGAACACAATAGAGCAAGGACAAATTTACAAGGATAAGAACACAGTCAAATCAGCCCTTAGCTATTATGCAATGCTACATAACTTccagttcaaaacaaaaagatcagAACCTAGAGAGTACCTAGTTACTTACGCAGATGAAACATGCAACTGGTTGGTGAGAGCATCTAAGTACAGAAATCAAGATTTATTCAAGGTACGGAAATGCAATCCAAATCACACTTGCTCTGTTGAAATTGTTTTGGAAGACCATAGGCAAGCAAAAAGCATCGTAGTTGGGGAattaataaagaataagtacaagtCAATCAAAAGAAATTACACTCCAAATGACATCATGAATGATATGAATGATGACTTTGGAGTAACTATGGGATACACAAAAGCATGGAGATCAAGAGAGAAAGCTTTGTGTGTAGTAAGAGGGAACCCCGATGATTCATATCAAAAGTTGCCAATATATCTTTACATGTTGAAGCAAGCAAATCCAGGAACAATAACACACCTACTCACAGACAAGGAAGATAGATTCAAATACCTATACATAGctttctctaactcaatcaagg ACTCTGAAAATGATAACTCATGGCTTTGGTTCTTCTCCAAACTGCGAGAAACCTATGGAGAACCCGAAG GATTGGCTATAGTTTCTGACAGACATAAGAGCATAGACAATGCAGTACATATGGTGTACCCAAATGCTTTCCATGGAGCTTGCATGTTTCACTTACTCAATAATTTGAAAGGCAAGTATGGGAGCCATGGAGAAGAACTACAAATGAAATTCATTGTAGCAGCAAAAGCATACACACAAACAGaatgtgaaaactacatgaaaggCCTTGATAGACGCATTAGGCCCTATTTAGAAAAAGCCAAGTATGAAACTTGGGCAAGATCATACTCGCCAACAAAAAGATACACCATGATGACATCCAACATCGCAGAATCACTCAACGCTGCACTAAAACCTGCAAGAAATCTCCCCATTGATATCTTGGTTGAATGCCTTAGAAGTTTGGTTCAAAAGTGGGTTTGGAACAACTCAAATAATGCAAATGGAACATTCACAAAAGTCTCTACAGCAACAGAAAATGAATTGAGACATGACATTGTTTCAAAAATGAAGTATGAG GTCCTGCCTTTCAACACAATAGAATACCAAGTTCGTGATCAAAAGGGGATAAATTTCACAGTAAATATACATAATAGAACATGCACTTGCAATAGGTTCCAAGAAGATGAAATACCTTGTGGCCATGTAGTAGCTGTCATTGCAAAAAGAAACTTGAGTGTGTATGATTATTGTGCAAAATTCTACAGAACAGAAACGTTGAAAgcattgtatcaagaaaatgttcGTCCTTTGCCCCATAAAGATGAATGGAATCTCCCACAACACTTGGACATAATAGTGCTGCCTCCAAATGCAACAATCCCTGCAGGAAGACCAAGAAAGAAACGAATAAGATCAAGAGGGGAAAATAAGGTAATAATCACCTGTGGGAAATGTGCACAACCAGGACATAATAGGAAGACTTGCAGGAATCCTCCATTTCAGAAGCCAAATAAACAGAAAAAGCCAAAGACATAG
- the LOC133834105 gene encoding subtilisin-like protease SBT2.5: MGSTKTESYFVFMNYDPEYERLRADKTKKDSSNELDLYLSRKHDEVLARTLEPGTYKKILSLVIVDGFSAEITEEQANVLRSAKGVRLVEKNQELV; this comes from the exons ATGGGAAGTACAAAAACTGAGTCATACTTTGTTTTCATGAACTATGATCCTGAATATGAGCGCCTTCGAGCTGATAA GACGAAGAAAGACTCATCAAATGAGCTTGATTTATACCTTAGCCGGAAACATGATGAGGTATTGGCAAGGACCCTTGAGCCTGGAACCTACAAGAAAATACTATCTCTCGTCATCGTCGATGGCTTCTCTGCCGAGATCACTGAAGAACAG gCAAATGTGCTTAGATCTGCTAAAGGAGTGAGGTTGGTGGAGAAAAATCAAGAACTCGTTTAA